A genomic stretch from Deltaproteobacteria bacterium includes:
- a CDS encoding MFS transporter: MKGNGEGGYDGRARRDAGLHGQGEMGYAGAMRGIRRKFFYGWIIVFSCFVCASGYGLFYTIGVFFNSVRQEFQWSATLVSSIHGVHCIFFGFALPIMGRLSSGYGSRAVFLLCSFLIGLGFALCSQVRGIWDYYLYYGIASIGAAATTSLPLALVQRWFIRKRGIVVGLVSAGLGFGAMVYPILAGLLVSHLDWRLSYLIIGIAVGGVMLVVAAFIVDFPTAMGLTPYGASEFNGGEAGDVTVEKDPGKDRFSQEDISWTMSEIVRTKTFFVICVLWIFASMATHLIIIHLVPFAEHLGMHKGEAAALLGLIGGVSILSRIFGGFTSEKLGWKNTLIVCAFLIAMCLVWLGCSRTRWMIYVFVLAYGFLFGIRLTIIPGLIGEYFGAKSLTEIMSYFWSVAAFAGLMGPMVGGLIFDITGAYPAAFFIGATWYVIVGVLAVCLGPP, encoded by the coding sequence ATGAAAGGCAACGGCGAAGGTGGATATGACGGACGGGCTCGAAGGGATGCTGGCCTGCACGGTCAGGGGGAAATGGGATACGCGGGTGCCATGAGGGGGATTCGGCGGAAATTTTTCTACGGCTGGATCATTGTCTTTTCCTGCTTTGTCTGCGCCAGCGGATACGGCCTGTTCTATACCATAGGCGTATTTTTCAATTCGGTACGACAGGAGTTCCAGTGGAGCGCAACACTTGTGTCATCCATTCACGGCGTTCACTGCATTTTTTTCGGCTTCGCCCTGCCCATTATGGGGAGGCTTTCGAGTGGATACGGGTCTCGTGCCGTGTTTCTCCTATGCTCCTTCCTCATCGGGCTGGGTTTTGCGCTGTGCAGCCAGGTTCGAGGGATCTGGGACTACTATCTCTACTACGGGATCGCGTCCATCGGGGCGGCCGCGACCACGTCTCTTCCCCTGGCCCTTGTCCAGAGGTGGTTCATCAGGAAGAGGGGCATTGTCGTGGGCTTGGTAAGCGCCGGGCTGGGGTTCGGGGCCATGGTGTATCCGATCCTGGCCGGGCTGCTGGTCTCGCACCTGGATTGGCGCCTTAGCTATCTCATTATCGGTATAGCTGTGGGCGGCGTCATGCTTGTAGTAGCGGCGTTTATCGTCGATTTTCCGACCGCCATGGGATTGACGCCTTACGGTGCAAGCGAATTCAATGGCGGTGAAGCAGGAGATGTTACGGTCGAGAAGGATCCGGGAAAGGACCGTTTCTCTCAGGAGGACATTTCATGGACCATGTCGGAGATTGTGAGGACAAAGACCTTTTTTGTCATTTGCGTACTATGGATTTTCGCGTCCATGGCGACCCATCTGATCATCATCCATCTGGTTCCCTTTGCTGAACATCTGGGCATGCACAAGGGCGAAGCCGCGGCCCTGTTAGGCCTGATCGGCGGGGTGAGTATCCTGTCCCGAATTTTCGGGGGCTTTACGTCGGAAAAGCTGGGCTGGAAGAACACCCTGATCGTCTGCGCATTCCTGATCGCCATGTGTCTGGTCTGGCTCGGGTGTTCAAGGACCCGCTGGATGATTTATGTCTTCGTTCTCGCATACGGGTTTCTTTTCGGAATCAGGCTCACCATCATACCGGGTTTGATCGGCGAGTATTTCGGCGCCAAAAGCCTCACGGAAATCATGTCCTATTTTTGGTCGGTAGCCGCTTTTGCAGGCTTGATGGGGCCCATGGTCGGGGGCCTCATATTCGACATCACAGGCGCTTATCCTGCGGCCTTTTTCATCGGGGCCACCTGGTATGTGATCGTGGGAGTCCTGGCCGTCTGCCTGGGCCCCCCGTGA
- a CDS encoding thiolase domain-containing protein: protein MKDVAIIGVGQSKFSRRCGMPITELCFEAFREAMQGLALDKKEIDASICCSSMYDKQRTPENPISEYLGLTPKPTFLIENACAAGTTGLRVAWSFIMSGLYKVVAVVGVEKMSGLNSREVAELMGRSYDITWESSFGLTMAAGYALHAQAHMERYGTTLEQLAGVRVKNSHYSVANPKATYRKALELDEVMASTPVASPLRMLDCCANADGASCVILAHRDVAGRVCPKPVWILGLGAASNTGLSRRESFTGLSCSRQAAQQAYQMAGLGPADINLAEVHDCFTIAEIMAYEDLGFVGPGQGGFLIDEKQTYLEGRIPVNVDGGLLCKGHPVGATGGSQIRTIVQQLRGEAGEVQVKNAEIGLVHNVGGIGHFANVTILGR from the coding sequence ATGAAAGACGTGGCCATCATCGGGGTAGGGCAGAGCAAGTTCTCCAGGAGGTGCGGGATGCCCATCACGGAGTTGTGTTTCGAGGCGTTCCGGGAGGCCATGCAGGGGCTGGCGCTGGACAAGAAGGAGATCGATGCTTCCATCTGCTGTTCCTCTATGTATGACAAGCAGCGTACGCCCGAGAACCCGATTTCCGAATACCTGGGGTTGACCCCCAAACCCACGTTTCTCATCGAAAATGCCTGCGCTGCCGGCACCACTGGTTTGCGGGTGGCTTGGTCTTTCATCATGTCGGGCCTTTACAAGGTGGTCGCGGTGGTTGGGGTGGAAAAGATGTCCGGCCTGAATTCCCGGGAAGTGGCCGAGCTCATGGGAAGATCCTATGACATCACGTGGGAGTCGTCCTTCGGCCTGACCATGGCTGCGGGCTATGCGCTGCATGCGCAGGCGCACATGGAACGCTACGGAACGACGCTGGAGCAGCTTGCAGGCGTGCGGGTGAAGAACTCCCACTATAGTGTCGCAAATCCCAAGGCCACCTACAGAAAGGCCCTGGAACTCGACGAAGTCATGGCATCGACTCCGGTGGCCTCTCCGCTCAGGATGCTGGATTGCTGCGCCAACGCCGATGGGGCCTCCTGCGTGATCCTGGCCCATCGGGACGTGGCCGGGAGGGTCTGCCCCAAGCCCGTCTGGATCCTGGGTCTGGGAGCGGCCAGCAACACGGGCCTTAGCAGGAGGGAATCCTTCACCGGTCTTTCCTGCTCGAGACAGGCCGCGCAACAGGCCTACCAGATGGCGGGCCTGGGGCCTGCGGACATTAATCTGGCGGAGGTCCATGACTGCTTCACGATTGCGGAGATCATGGCTTATGAGGATCTGGGCTTTGTTGGGCCGGGGCAGGGGGGCTTTCTCATTGATGAAAAACAGACCTATCTGGAAGGGCGGATTCCGGTAAACGTAGACGGCGGTTTGCTGTGCAAAGGGCATCCGGTCGGCGCCACCGGGGGGTCGCAGATCCGAACCATCGTCCAGCAGCTCCGCGGGGAGGCCGGGGAGGTCCAGGTAAAGAATGCCGAGATTGGGCTTGTGCACAATGTCGGGGGTATCGGACATTTCGCCAATGTAACCATTTTAGGGAGGTAG